One window of the Archaeoglobus sulfaticallidus PM70-1 genome contains the following:
- a CDS encoding histidinol phosphate phosphatase domain-containing protein, with the protein MIDLHVHSIFSDGELVPSEIARRMAEIGNEGMAVTDHADFSNIKDLMKKLDQMKDYRDDYELDILFGVEVTHVPPRLIGKAVEMAWREGAEIVVVHGETVAEPVKEGTNYHALCEEIDILAHPGFIDEKCLELARENGIYLEITSRKGHCLTNGYVAKKAEEFGCRLVVNTDSHSPSDFIDTERAIRVVRGAGIVDYGEILENSKKLMEEKLKKLKK; encoded by the coding sequence ATGATCGATTTACATGTGCATTCAATTTTCAGCGACGGAGAACTTGTACCATCAGAGATCGCAAGGAGAATGGCTGAAATCGGTAATGAGGGTATGGCCGTTACAGATCACGCTGACTTCTCAAACATTAAAGACTTGATGAAAAAGCTTGATCAGATGAAGGACTACAGGGATGATTACGAACTCGACATCCTTTTTGGTGTTGAGGTAACGCATGTTCCTCCAAGGCTGATTGGAAAGGCTGTTGAAATGGCGTGGAGGGAGGGGGCAGAGATAGTTGTCGTTCATGGTGAGACTGTGGCCGAGCCTGTTAAGGAGGGAACAAACTATCACGCCTTGTGCGAGGAGATCGACATACTCGCCCATCCGGGTTTCATCGACGAAAAATGCCTTGAGCTCGCGAGGGAGAATGGAATATACTTGGAAATAACCTCCAGAAAGGGACACTGCCTGACCAACGGCTATGTTGCGAAAAAGGCCGAGGAGTTTGGCTGTAGGCTTGTTGTCAACACAGACTCACACTCACCATCTGATTTCATAGACACCGAGAGAGCTATCCGGGTCGTCAGAGGGGCTGGAATTGTGGATTACGGCGAGATTTTGGAGAATTCAAAGAAGCTTATGGAAGAAAAACTAAAAAAACTCAAGAAGTAA
- a CDS encoding DUF211 domain-containing protein has protein sequence MAGFKRLVLDVLKPHEPSTLILAKKLSELENIDGVNISLYEIDQNTENVKITIVGDDMSFEDIKMVIEELGAVIHSIDEIVAGKKLIETVKTEQDR, from the coding sequence GTGGCTGGATTCAAAAGACTCGTACTGGATGTTTTAAAGCCCCATGAGCCGAGTACACTGATACTTGCGAAAAAACTCAGCGAGCTTGAAAACATAGATGGTGTTAACATAAGTCTTTACGAAATCGATCAGAATACGGAGAATGTCAAGATAACCATCGTTGGAGACGATATGAGCTTTGAAGACATCAAGATGGTGATTGAGGAGCTGGGTGCTGTCATCCACAGCATAGATGAAATTGTTGCCGGGAAAAAGCTGATAGAGACCGTGAAAACCGAACAGGATAGATGA
- a CDS encoding GNAT family N-acetyltransferase: MIEYSEFFTDEDGDIIFITSYHEIEREKLIQMYETFSREKRCCGLPPIKREMIESWIDFLHNNGHMFIAKHGDRVIGHIAVVPKDDSAEFVIFMHQDYEGKLIGGKMVKTVEKFLKSLGIRKLKAVTERTNRNAIKLYQKLGFKKESAEGGYIYFIKILG; encoded by the coding sequence GTGATCGAATATTCGGAGTTCTTCACTGATGAAGATGGAGATATAATTTTCATAACATCCTATCATGAGATTGAGCGAGAAAAGCTCATTCAGATGTACGAAACCTTCAGCAGGGAAAAAAGATGCTGTGGACTGCCACCAATCAAGCGTGAAATGATAGAATCCTGGATTGACTTTCTGCATAACAACGGCCACATGTTCATAGCCAAGCATGGTGATAGAGTTATTGGGCACATCGCGGTTGTGCCTAAAGACGATTCGGCTGAGTTCGTGATATTCATGCATCAGGACTATGAGGGAAAGTTGATAGGTGGGAAGATGGTAAAAACTGTTGAGAAGTTTCTTAAGAGCTTGGGAATAAGAAAGCTGAAAGCTGTTACTGAGAGAACGAACAGGAACGCAATAAAGCTCTACCAGAAGCTCGGCTTTAAAAAAGAAAGTGCTGAAGGTGGCTACATCTACTTCATCAAGATCCTAGGCTGA
- the pyrH gene encoding UMP kinase, with amino-acid sequence MGRTVVISLGGSILFGENLDSSRIRGFAEAIERISKDNRVFVVVGGGWIAREYIKTARELGSNETFCDYMGIEVTRLNAMLLSLAVRNSPKVVPKDFREAYELSKHYPVVIMGGTFPGHTTDATSALLAEFVNAELLINATSVDGVYSEDPKKNRNAKRFERIKAKGLLEIVARNEAVAGTNTVMDLLSVKIIERSKIKTYIIKGTPENLIRAVNDDVAGIGTVVEI; translated from the coding sequence ATGGGCAGGACTGTAGTCATCTCACTTGGAGGATCGATTCTATTTGGAGAGAACCTCGATTCCAGCAGAATAAGGGGCTTTGCAGAGGCAATAGAGAGAATATCGAAGGACAACAGGGTTTTCGTGGTTGTAGGTGGAGGATGGATAGCGAGGGAGTACATCAAAACTGCGAGGGAGCTTGGCAGCAACGAAACCTTCTGCGATTACATGGGGATTGAGGTTACGAGGCTTAACGCTATGTTGCTGTCTCTCGCTGTAAGGAACTCTCCAAAGGTGGTCCCCAAGGATTTCAGAGAGGCTTATGAGCTGTCGAAGCATTACCCGGTAGTTATCATGGGCGGTACATTTCCCGGGCATACAACCGATGCAACATCAGCCCTTCTTGCAGAGTTCGTGAATGCGGAGTTGCTGATAAATGCAACCTCAGTTGATGGTGTGTACTCTGAAGACCCGAAGAAAAACAGAAATGCAAAAAGATTTGAGAGAATTAAAGCGAAAGGACTCCTGGAAATAGTTGCCAGAAATGAAGCGGTTGCCGGAACAAACACCGTTATGGATTTGTTATCGGTTAAGATCATAGAAAGAAGCAAGATAAAGACATACATAATAAAAGGCACACCTGAGAATCTCATCAGGGCAGTTAACGATGATGTTGCCGGTATCGGGACTGTGGTTGAGATTTAG